The genome window ATAATCCTTGAGATTGAAAAATTCATTTCCTTGATTGTAATTTTCTATTGCATTCCTTAAATCAATTTTAAAACCTTTTATCCTGCTTACGAGAAAAGATTTTGTCTTATTGTCTTTTAGGTCTTTACCAAGAAGACTCAAATGGCCCTCCGTTGATACTATTAAATATGGATAGATCTTTCTGGCTGTTTCTGTTAAAAACATAGCCTTACTATATTGGATTTCTATAGGAAATTTTCCTTGAATCGCATAACGAATTGCGACTAGAAAATACAATAAGTCTCCTGGTGTGTTCCAATTCCTGATGACCAACTCTAGGGAAGAATCATTATAAGAATGAGCGAATCCAACAAGATAATCTTTGCATATTGAATGAATTCGAATTAGATTTTGCTCATAAGTGGCATCTAAAGTCTTATCTTGGAAACTTATATTTAGCCCAAACTTTTGAGAAACCAAGGAAAGATAAGGTTCGTATCGTTTGCGAATCTTTTCGGTAACAGAAGTTTTCGTTTCACTTTCAAAAGATTTACTAAAATTGTGGTTTTTATTAAGCCAAGAATAAGAGTGTAACTCGTCCAAAAATAAATATAATTCACCCGCTTTGATTATCTTATTCTTTATCGACTTATCTTGCTTAGCGGATAAAGATTCTTGATTTGGTTTGAAAATCCATTCTCTTGCAAATGCAAATGCTTCCAGACCATATCTAATTTGGTAAAGTTCCGTAGATTTTACTTCTTTTTCTTTTTTCATTTTTTAAGGTATTTATTAAATTTAACTTCACACTCGCAAAGTTAAATATTTTTCATACTTAATTTTTAAAAATTAGTTAGTTTTTCACGGTTGCAGTTGCTATAAAAAAAGAAAATTATATTTTTCCCAAAATTTTCATCCAATTTTCCCAAATCAAAACCATAGCAAAAGTATCCAATTCACAATACTTCAATAATGATTTACGAATTGCTTCTTGGATCTTAGGGTATTTATGGTAGTTTAAAATGATGCCGTAGGCCGAAAGTGCTGCTCCGCCATCTGATATTGTTTGGAGAGATAAATTACCTTGCAATGTCTTTAACTTAGGATCCAATTCCTCAACATCAAAAATAGCCGGAAGAAGTTTATAAGGATT of Leptospira sp. GIMC2001 contains these proteins:
- a CDS encoding WYL domain-containing protein; amino-acid sequence: MKKEKEVKSTELYQIRYGLEAFAFAREWIFKPNQESLSAKQDKSIKNKIIKAGELYLFLDELHSYSWLNKNHNFSKSFESETKTSVTEKIRKRYEPYLSLVSQKFGLNISFQDKTLDATYEQNLIRIHSICKDYLVGFAHSYNDSSLELVIRNWNTPGDLLYFLVAIRYAIQGKFPIEIQYSKAMFLTETARKIYPYLIVSTEGHLSLLGKDLKDNKTKSFLVSRIKGFKIDLRNAIENYNQGNEFFNLKDYLQSDPQAKFSKDEITYEFEISNRNLDFFKHTQLFDVIVIGNAKRNQWSRISISSHNERKIFDLLFNYGTFIKLTSPQDAADRFVKELKELNHFYDLER